In Antechinus flavipes isolate AdamAnt ecotype Samford, QLD, Australia chromosome 3, AdamAnt_v2, whole genome shotgun sequence, a genomic segment contains:
- the FABP3 gene encoding fatty acid-binding protein, heart yields the protein MADAFAGTWKLVDSKNFDDYMKSIGVGFATRQVASMTKPTTIIEVNGDNVTIKTQSTFKNTEISFKLGVEFDETTADDRKVKSTVTMDGGKLVHVQKWNGQETTLTRELQDGKLILTLTHGNVVCVRTYEKDTA from the exons ATGGCAGATGCCTTCGCCGGCACCTGGAAGCTGGTGGACAGCAAGAACTTCGATGACTACATGAAGTCCATCG GTGTGGGCTTTGCCACAAGGCAGGTGGCCAGCATGACCAAGCCTACCACCATCATTGAGGTCAATGGAGACAACGTTACTATCAAGACTCAAAGCACTTTCAAGAACACTGAGATCTCCTTCAAGCTCGGAGTGGAGTTCGATGAGACAACGGCCGATGATAGGAAGGTCAAG TCCACTGTCACAATGGATGGAGGCAAGCTGGTCCATGTCCAGAAGTGGAACGGGCAGGAGACCACCCTCACCCGGGAACTCCAGGATGGAAAACTCATTCTG acACTAACCCATGGCAATGTAGTCTGCGTTAGGACCTATGAGAAGGACACAGCTTGA
- the ZCCHC17 gene encoding zinc finger CCHC domain-containing protein 17 isoform X2, with product MVLELRVYCNIKSLEIGIHSCRNHYLIYSSLCKEVLHFFSAMKDDKVKLSLSMKVVNQGTGKDLDPNNIITDQEERRKRSFKDYTGQKIILEAVLNTTCKKCGCKGHFAKDCFMQPGGTKYSLVPEEEEEETAETEGGEKSVQMENTSRKRKKEKKKKKKHKSRRASSSSSSDSDSEGPSASKKSRHMTKDSKRKKKKHRKKSQE from the exons ATGGTCCTTGAATTGcgtgtttattgcaatatcaagagtctggagataggcattcattcctgcaggaatcattacttgatctattcttctctctgcaaggaagttcttcatttctttagcgcg ATGAAAGATGACAAGGTTAAGCTGTCCCTTTCCATGAAAGTTGTCAACCAAGGGACTGGAAAAGACCTTGACCCCAACAACATCATTACTGA CCAAGAAGAAAGGCGGAAGAGGTCCTTCAAGGATTATACAGGGCAGAAGATTATACTCGAGGCTGTCCTGAACACAACTTGCAAGAAATGTGGCTGCAAAG GTCATTTTGCCAAGGACTGTTTCATGCAACCAGGAGGCACCAAATACAGCCTAGTAcctgaagaggaggaagaagaaacgGCAGAaactgagggaggggagaaatcTGTACAAATGGAAAATACTTCCCGGAAAAGAAAGAAG gaaaagaaaaagaaaaagaaacacaagagCAGGAGGGCGTCCTCATCCAGTAGCTCAGACTCTGACAGCGAGGGTCCATCGGCCAGCAAGAAGTCGAGACACATGACAAAGGAcagcaagaggaagaaaaaaaagcacaggAAGAAGAGCCAGGAGTAA
- the ZCCHC17 gene encoding zinc finger CCHC domain-containing protein 17 isoform X1 translates to MNPGRCETLDDLPDLYTIFRGEVVTVTEYGAFIKIPGCKKQGLVHRTHMSSCRVDKPSEIVDVGDKVWVKLIGREMKDDKVKLSLSMKVVNQGTGKDLDPNNIITDQEERRKRSFKDYTGQKIILEAVLNTTCKKCGCKGHFAKDCFMQPGGTKYSLVPEEEEEETAETEGGEKSVQMENTSRKRKKEKKKKKKHKSRRASSSSSSDSDSEGPSASKKSRHMTKDSKRKKKKHRKKSQE, encoded by the exons gttgttACAGTGACAGAATATGGAGCCTTTATTAAAATTCCAGGCTGCAAAAAGCAAG GCCTGGTCCATCGAACCCACATGTCATCCTGTCGAGTGGACAAGCCCTCGGAGATAGTGGATGTCGGTGACAAAGTGTGGGTGAAGCTTATCGGCCGGGAG ATGAAAGATGACAAGGTTAAGCTGTCCCTTTCCATGAAAGTTGTCAACCAAGGGACTGGAAAAGACCTTGACCCCAACAACATCATTACTGA CCAAGAAGAAAGGCGGAAGAGGTCCTTCAAGGATTATACAGGGCAGAAGATTATACTCGAGGCTGTCCTGAACACAACTTGCAAGAAATGTGGCTGCAAAG GTCATTTTGCCAAGGACTGTTTCATGCAACCAGGAGGCACCAAATACAGCCTAGTAcctgaagaggaggaagaagaaacgGCAGAaactgagggaggggagaaatcTGTACAAATGGAAAATACTTCCCGGAAAAGAAAGAAG gaaaagaaaaagaaaaagaaacacaagagCAGGAGGGCGTCCTCATCCAGTAGCTCAGACTCTGACAGCGAGGGTCCATCGGCCAGCAAGAAGTCGAGACACATGACAAAGGAcagcaagaggaagaaaaaaaagcacaggAAGAAGAGCCAGGAGTAA